A genomic window from Salvelinus alpinus chromosome 10, SLU_Salpinus.1, whole genome shotgun sequence includes:
- the tsga10 gene encoding testis-specific gene 10 protein isoform X1, with protein MLRGRCSCSPCRGHLQSRSPTRQSPVKGGSYDSELIRVLRERDEMQNMLDKYERHLSEIQANVKVLTADRDKTSMHYQQAQQEIASLRREVLKSKSSRAAKSSVTVSAQSILKRVEAERDEAKVDLHRMSTERDSLRERLKISQETAISERAHLEQRVEDLQTAILTLEHERGDQKSRLALMRESMMGLEEEVHTLGRKLAAAEDEHSRTRNECVMLRLSNSETQNALSDSQRRLTSRIGELQTSQERNKLLDEKNDSLLRQMSGLREEVSSLQSTITDLDQRRDSLQEQLENKTDLLNSAHNQLDDNEKTIRNLRLSIEDLEKSAESVREELAGRERELEALRRRLGDAGEELGALAKVKDSTLRENAQLREELDRSRLNNQALELNSEDSAQEVHELQRKVQDYVADISRIENLLSTKERECREHQEARRRASAQAESWEGQARQAEGSISELRLELMSSDMERRRLKEKVEALEASLQEALSAERSCSSQVSQLNRSLLHTEEQLRQAQGEHTATQTDLEKTRELCVKLDASKEAVQCELELLMKQLSSERLSMKSLESMLVSTREKELHRQLSSQERHTEIQLLRDKLTAADSKASSQRREVTTLSTRSAQLEADLDMTKRQLSTERFERERAVQELRRQGLSSSSSGLHPSSPHLRRSLSPSRPLWSTPDHLARERSPERSLGFKDLYD; from the exons GGGGGCAGCTATGATTCTGAGCTGATCAGGGTCTTGAGAGAGCGGGATGAGATGCAGAACATGCTGGATAAGTATGAGCGCCACCTGTCAGAGATCCAGGCCAACGTGAAAGTTCTGACTGCCGACAGAGACAAGACCAGCATGCACTACCAGCAG GCCCAGCAGGAGATAGCGTCGCTGCGTCGCGAGGTACTGAAATCCAAGTCGTCGCGCGCAGCTAAGAGCAGTGTCACTGTGTCAGCTCAGAGCATCCTGAAGCGCGTGGAGGCGGAGAGAGACGAGGCCAAGGTCGACCTCCACCGTATGAGCACAGAGAGGGACAGTCTGAGGGAGAGACTCAAG ATCTCTCAGGAGACAGCCATCAGTGAGAGGGCTCATCTGGAGCAGAGGGTGGAGGACCTGCAGACAGCCATTCTCACT CTGGAGCATGAGCGGGGGGACCAGAAGAGCCGTCTTGCCCTGATGAGGGAGTCCATGATGGGGCTAGAGGAGGAGGTCCACACCCTGGGCAGGAAGCTGGCCGCTGCTGAGGACGAACACAGCAGGACCAGGAACGAGTGTGTCATGCTGAG ACTGTCCAACAGTGAGACACAGAACGCCCTGAGTGACAGCCAGCGCAGACTGACCTCCCGCATCGGAGAACTACAGACCTCACAGGAGAGGAACAAACTGCTGGACGAGAAGAACG ACTCTCTACTGAGGCAGATGTCTGGTCTAAGAGAGGAGGTGAGCAGTCTACAGTCCACCATCACTGACCTGGACCAGAGGAGAGACTCCCTGCAGGAGCAGCTGGAGAACAAGACTGACCTCCTTAACTCAGCCCACAACCAGCTGGACGACAAC GAGAAAACCATCAGGAATCTCAGGTTGTCCATTGAGGATCTGGAGAAATCAGCAGA GAGCGTTCGTGAGGAGCTGGCAGGGCGGGAGAGGGAGCTGGAGGCTTTGAGGAGGAGGCTGGGGGATGCGGGGGAGGAGCTGGGGGCTTTGGCCAAGGTGAAGGATTCCACCCTGAGGGAGAATGCTCAACTCCGAGAGGAACTGGACAGGAGCCGCCTCAACAACCAG GCCCTGGAGCTGAATTCTGAGGACTCTGCCCAGGAGGTGCATGAGCTGCAGAGGAAGGTACAGGACTATGTGGCTGACATCTCCCGCATCGAGAACCTGCTGTCCACCAAG GAGCGGGAGTGCAGGGAGCACCAGGAGGCTCGGCGGCGTGCGTCGGCCCAGGCCGAGAGCTGGGAGGGGCAGGCGCGGCAGGCAGAGGGGAGCATCAGCGAGCTGAGGCTGGAGCtgatgtcctcagacatggagaGACGCAGACTCAAGGAGAAGGTGGAGGCTCTGGAGGCCAGTCTGCAGGAG GCGTTGTCTGCAGAGCGGAGCTGCAGCAGCCAGGTGTCTCAGCTCAACAGGAGTCTGCTGCACACTGAGGAGCAGTTGAGACAGGCCCAGGGGGAACACACCGCCACTCAGACTGACCTGGAGAAGACCAGGGAGCTCTGTGTCAAACTGGACGCCAGCAAGGAGGCT gTGCAGTGTGAGCTGGAGCTGCTCATGAAGCAGCTTTCCAGTGAGCGTCTGAGCATGAAGAGCCTGGAATCCATGCTGGTGTCCACCAGGGAGAAGGAGCTACATCGACAGCTCAGCTCCCAGGAGAGACACACGGAGATCCAGCTGCTCAGGGACAAACTCACCGCGGCCGACAGCAAGGC gagctCTCAGCGTAGAGAGGTGACTACATTGAGTACTCGTTCGGCACAGCTAGAGGCTGACCTGGACATGACCAAAAGACAGCTATCTACTGAGCGGTttgagag ggAGAGGGCAGTGCAGGAGCTGCGTCGTCAGGGTCTGTCGTCATCGTCCTCTGGCctgcatccctcctcccctcacctgCGTCGCTCCCTCAGCCCCAGCAGGCCCCTGTGGTCCACCCCAGACCACCTGGCCAGAGAGAGATCCCCAGAGAG gAGCCTGGGGTTCAAGGACCTCTACGACTGA
- the tsga10 gene encoding testis-specific gene 10 protein isoform X2 — protein sequence MQNMLDKYERHLSEIQANVKVLTADRDKTSMHYQQAQQEIASLRREVLKSKSSRAAKSSVTVSAQSILKRVEAERDEAKVDLHRMSTERDSLRERLKISQETAISERAHLEQRVEDLQTAILTLEHERGDQKSRLALMRESMMGLEEEVHTLGRKLAAAEDEHSRTRNECVMLRLSNSETQNALSDSQRRLTSRIGELQTSQERNKLLDEKNDSLLRQMSGLREEVSSLQSTITDLDQRRDSLQEQLENKTDLLNSAHNQLDDNEKTIRNLRLSIEDLEKSAESVREELAGRERELEALRRRLGDAGEELGALAKVKDSTLRENAQLREELDRSRLNNQALELNSEDSAQEVHELQRKVQDYVADISRIENLLSTKERECREHQEARRRASAQAESWEGQARQAEGSISELRLELMSSDMERRRLKEKVEALEASLQEALSAERSCSSQVSQLNRSLLHTEEQLRQAQGEHTATQTDLEKTRELCVKLDASKEAVQCELELLMKQLSSERLSMKSLESMLVSTREKELHRQLSSQERHTEIQLLRDKLTAADSKASSQRREVTTLSTRSAQLEADLDMTKRQLSTERFERERAVQELRRQGLSSSSSGLHPSSPHLRRSLSPSRPLWSTPDHLARERSPERSLGFKDLYD from the exons ATGCAGAACATGCTGGATAAGTATGAGCGCCACCTGTCAGAGATCCAGGCCAACGTGAAAGTTCTGACTGCCGACAGAGACAAGACCAGCATGCACTACCAGCAG GCCCAGCAGGAGATAGCGTCGCTGCGTCGCGAGGTACTGAAATCCAAGTCGTCGCGCGCAGCTAAGAGCAGTGTCACTGTGTCAGCTCAGAGCATCCTGAAGCGCGTGGAGGCGGAGAGAGACGAGGCCAAGGTCGACCTCCACCGTATGAGCACAGAGAGGGACAGTCTGAGGGAGAGACTCAAG ATCTCTCAGGAGACAGCCATCAGTGAGAGGGCTCATCTGGAGCAGAGGGTGGAGGACCTGCAGACAGCCATTCTCACT CTGGAGCATGAGCGGGGGGACCAGAAGAGCCGTCTTGCCCTGATGAGGGAGTCCATGATGGGGCTAGAGGAGGAGGTCCACACCCTGGGCAGGAAGCTGGCCGCTGCTGAGGACGAACACAGCAGGACCAGGAACGAGTGTGTCATGCTGAG ACTGTCCAACAGTGAGACACAGAACGCCCTGAGTGACAGCCAGCGCAGACTGACCTCCCGCATCGGAGAACTACAGACCTCACAGGAGAGGAACAAACTGCTGGACGAGAAGAACG ACTCTCTACTGAGGCAGATGTCTGGTCTAAGAGAGGAGGTGAGCAGTCTACAGTCCACCATCACTGACCTGGACCAGAGGAGAGACTCCCTGCAGGAGCAGCTGGAGAACAAGACTGACCTCCTTAACTCAGCCCACAACCAGCTGGACGACAAC GAGAAAACCATCAGGAATCTCAGGTTGTCCATTGAGGATCTGGAGAAATCAGCAGA GAGCGTTCGTGAGGAGCTGGCAGGGCGGGAGAGGGAGCTGGAGGCTTTGAGGAGGAGGCTGGGGGATGCGGGGGAGGAGCTGGGGGCTTTGGCCAAGGTGAAGGATTCCACCCTGAGGGAGAATGCTCAACTCCGAGAGGAACTGGACAGGAGCCGCCTCAACAACCAG GCCCTGGAGCTGAATTCTGAGGACTCTGCCCAGGAGGTGCATGAGCTGCAGAGGAAGGTACAGGACTATGTGGCTGACATCTCCCGCATCGAGAACCTGCTGTCCACCAAG GAGCGGGAGTGCAGGGAGCACCAGGAGGCTCGGCGGCGTGCGTCGGCCCAGGCCGAGAGCTGGGAGGGGCAGGCGCGGCAGGCAGAGGGGAGCATCAGCGAGCTGAGGCTGGAGCtgatgtcctcagacatggagaGACGCAGACTCAAGGAGAAGGTGGAGGCTCTGGAGGCCAGTCTGCAGGAG GCGTTGTCTGCAGAGCGGAGCTGCAGCAGCCAGGTGTCTCAGCTCAACAGGAGTCTGCTGCACACTGAGGAGCAGTTGAGACAGGCCCAGGGGGAACACACCGCCACTCAGACTGACCTGGAGAAGACCAGGGAGCTCTGTGTCAAACTGGACGCCAGCAAGGAGGCT gTGCAGTGTGAGCTGGAGCTGCTCATGAAGCAGCTTTCCAGTGAGCGTCTGAGCATGAAGAGCCTGGAATCCATGCTGGTGTCCACCAGGGAGAAGGAGCTACATCGACAGCTCAGCTCCCAGGAGAGACACACGGAGATCCAGCTGCTCAGGGACAAACTCACCGCGGCCGACAGCAAGGC gagctCTCAGCGTAGAGAGGTGACTACATTGAGTACTCGTTCGGCACAGCTAGAGGCTGACCTGGACATGACCAAAAGACAGCTATCTACTGAGCGGTttgagag ggAGAGGGCAGTGCAGGAGCTGCGTCGTCAGGGTCTGTCGTCATCGTCCTCTGGCctgcatccctcctcccctcacctgCGTCGCTCCCTCAGCCCCAGCAGGCCCCTGTGGTCCACCCCAGACCACCTGGCCAGAGAGAGATCCCCAGAGAG gAGCCTGGGGTTCAAGGACCTCTACGACTGA